One genomic region from Epinephelus moara isolate mb chromosome 8, YSFRI_EMoa_1.0, whole genome shotgun sequence encodes:
- the LOC126393819 gene encoding kazal-type serine protease inhibitor domain-containing protein 1-like, producing MPGLSGLVLLSLCLNLHTCRGFPNKLPELSASQPGHFSFTDPLLDYDRLDEELGGGGGRNGTGGGTEEGCGPCEPDLCPETRSCRAGLVLDSCGCCKECGNLEGQACDPGDRSVYYGLCGTGMRCRADPRLAGGVEEDEEEEEVCVCEEQEAVCGSDGVTYMNMCQFREAAFSRPELQTRGRGPCKTVPIIKVPPHSQVNGTGSSLVFLCEVFAFPMALVEWRKEGQDVILPGDDPHISVQSRGGPLKFELSSWLQIEGAGLEDSGTYRCIARNNLGSVSASAVLGVLGAEELSSYLANSVSEMKQLMDATDYDQDFY from the exons ATGCCGGGTCTGAGCGGACTGGTCCTCCTGAGTCTGTGTCTGAACCTCCACACATGCCGGGGCTTCCCCAACAAGCTGCCCGAGCTGAGCGCCTCGCAGCCCGGACACTTCTCCTTCACCGACCCGCTGCTGGACTACGACCGGCTGGATGAGGAGCTGGGCGGCGGCGGGGGGCGGAACGGGACCGGCGGCGGGACGGAGGAGGGCTGCGGGCCGTGTGAGCCGGACCTGTGCCCGGAGACCCGGAGCTGCCGGGCCGGCCTGGTGCTGGACTCCTGCGGCTGCTGTAAGGAGTGCGGGAACCTGGAGGGTCAGGCCTGCGACCCGGGGGACCGCAGCGTCTACTACGGGCTCTGCGGGACCGGGATGCGGTGTCGGGCGGACCCTCGGCTCGCAGGAGGAgtagaggaggatgaagaggaggaggaggtgtgtgtgtgtgaggagcagGAGGCGGTGTGTGGCTCTGATGGAGTCACATACATGAACATGTGTCAGTTCAGAGAGGCCGCGTTCTCCAGACCTGAGTTGCAGACCAGAGGGAGGGGGCCCTGCAAGACCG TCCCCATCATTAAGGTCCCCCCTCACAGCCAGGTGAACGGGACAGGAAGTAGTCTGGTCTTCCTCTGTGAGGTCTTTGCGTTCCCGATGGCACTGGTGGAGTGGAGGAAGGAGGGCCAAGACGTCATCCTGCCCGGAGACGACCCCCACATCTCAGTCCag tctcggGGCGGTCCTTTGAAGTTCGAGCTCTCCAGTTGGCTGCAGATCGAGGGGGCGGGGCTAGAGGACTCAGGAACCTATCGCTGCATCGCTCGTAACAACTTGGGATCAGTGTCGGCCTCGGCTGTACTGGGAGTACTGGGAGCAG AGGAGCTGTCGTCCTACCTGGCCAACAGCGTGTCAGAGATGAAGCAGCTGATGGACGCCACAGACTACGACCAGGACTTTTACTGA